Proteins encoded within one genomic window of Burkholderiales bacterium:
- the lipB gene encoding lipoyl(octanoyl) transferase LipB, producing the protein MTPGVLQPVRKAPIFVPSAANTVIANHGLAEYVPVWRAMQDFTATRTAQTPDEIWLVQHHPVYTQGLNGRDEHLLDPNTGIPLVRTDRGGQIAYHGPGQIVVYLLLDLARLQLGVNELVKTEELAIIDLLHGHGISAWRKAGAPGVYVGGAKIAALGLRVKRGCCYHGAALNVHMDLTPYRAINPCGYPGHAVTQTSSLGMNAGPEMLGRQLAEKILRLIHAAREIPKRWD; encoded by the coding sequence ATGACTCCGGGCGTCCTGCAACCCGTGCGCAAGGCCCCGATCTTCGTGCCTTCCGCAGCCAATACCGTTATCGCGAACCACGGCCTCGCCGAATATGTGCCAGTCTGGCGCGCGATGCAGGATTTTACCGCGACCCGTACCGCACAGACGCCCGACGAAATCTGGCTGGTTCAGCATCATCCGGTTTATACGCAGGGATTGAACGGCCGGGACGAGCATCTGCTCGATCCGAACACCGGTATCCCGCTCGTCCGCACCGATCGCGGCGGCCAGATCGCTTACCACGGCCCCGGGCAAATCGTCGTTTACCTGCTTCTCGATCTGGCCCGGCTGCAACTTGGCGTCAACGAGTTGGTTAAAACCGAGGAACTCGCGATCATCGATCTATTGCATGGGCACGGCATTTCGGCATGGCGCAAGGCTGGCGCGCCGGGCGTCTACGTCGGCGGCGCCAAGATCGCCGCGCTGGGCCTGCGCGTAAAGCGCGGTTGTTGCTACCATGGCGCGGCGCTGAACGTCCACATGGATCTCACGCCGTACCGCGCGATCAATCCGTGCGGCTATCCCGGCCATGCCGTCACGCAAACCAGCAGTCTGGGAATGAACGCAGGCCCGGAAATGCTGGGCAGACAGCTTGCCGAAAAAATCCTGCGCCTGATTCATGCGGCGCGCGAAATTCCAAAAAGATGGGACTGA
- a CDS encoding D-amino acid aminotransferase — protein sequence MGRPPALFQVNPALDDAVYLNGEFMPLVDARIPVLDRGFIFGDGIYEVVPVYSRQPFRLDEHLRRLDNSLAAIRLRNPHSHAEWRSLLEQLIARQNCEDQYIYLHITRGVAKRDHAFPVGVAPTIFMMSSPLMPAPHSLLESGIAAITAQDNRWLRCDIKATSLLPNVLLRQLAVDAGTAETLLLRDGNLIEGSASSVFAVHDDTVLAPPKNHLMLPGITYDVVLELAAANGIRHEIREIPEREMRGAQELWLLSSTREVLAITALDGKPVGNGKPGALFKRMYKLYQDYKMTVMRHSHAATKA from the coding sequence ATGGGACGGCCTCCAGCTCTATTTCAAGTGAATCCGGCTTTGGACGACGCGGTCTACCTGAACGGCGAATTCATGCCGCTTGTCGATGCACGAATACCGGTGCTCGATCGCGGTTTCATTTTCGGCGATGGCATTTATGAAGTCGTGCCGGTTTATTCGCGGCAGCCGTTTCGTCTCGATGAGCATCTGCGGCGCCTCGACAACAGCCTGGCCGCGATCCGTCTGCGCAATCCGCACTCGCATGCCGAATGGCGCAGTCTGCTCGAACAATTGATTGCCCGGCAGAATTGCGAGGATCAATACATTTATCTGCACATCACGCGCGGCGTGGCGAAGCGCGATCATGCTTTTCCGGTGGGCGTAGCGCCGACGATTTTCATGATGAGCAGTCCGCTCATGCCGGCGCCGCATTCCTTGCTGGAGTCCGGCATAGCGGCGATTACGGCGCAGGATAATCGCTGGCTGCGTTGCGATATCAAGGCGACTTCGCTGTTGCCGAACGTGCTGCTGCGGCAGTTGGCTGTTGATGCCGGAACCGCCGAAACGCTGCTGCTGCGCGATGGCAATCTGATCGAAGGTTCGGCAAGCAGCGTTTTCGCCGTTCACGACGATACCGTGCTGGCGCCGCCGAAAAATCATCTGATGCTGCCGGGCATCACTTATGACGTTGTGCTGGAGCTTGCCGCCGCGAATGGAATCCGGCACGAAATACGCGAAATTCCCGAGCGTGAAATGCGCGGTGCGCAAGAGCTTTGGCTGCTGTCTTCGACCAGGGAAGTCCTTGCGATCACGGCGCTCGACGGCAAGCCGGTTGGGAATGGCAAGCCCGGCGCGCTGTTCAAACGCATGTATAAGCTTTATCAGGATTACAAGATGACGGTGATGCGACATTCCCATGCCGCGACGAAAGCATAA
- a CDS encoding copper chaperone PCu(A)C, giving the protein MVAGVEPVTVTDAWVRATVPGQTVTGAFLEISSPVRARIVGVESGIAESAEIHLSGMDNGVMTMRGVEKVDVPANQALRFAPGGYHIMLIDLKKPLSRGDKVPLTIQLERADKTRIEVSFEATVRAIGDAPPHRK; this is encoded by the coding sequence ATGGTCGCGGGGGTTGAACCCGTTACCGTGACCGATGCGTGGGTCAGGGCAACCGTGCCCGGGCAGACGGTGACCGGCGCTTTCCTCGAAATATCGAGCCCGGTGCGGGCAAGAATCGTCGGTGTGGAAAGCGGGATAGCGGAAAGCGCCGAAATCCATTTGTCCGGGATGGATAATGGCGTGATGACAATGCGTGGCGTCGAAAAAGTCGATGTGCCAGCTAACCAGGCGTTGCGCTTTGCGCCCGGCGGTTATCACATCATGCTGATCGATCTGAAAAAACCGCTCTCGCGCGGCGACAAAGTGCCGTTGACGATCCAGCTCGAACGAGCAGACAAGACGCGGATAGAGGTGAGTTTCGAGGCGACCGTGCGGGCCATCGGCGACGCGCCGCCGCACAGGAAATAG
- a CDS encoding D-alanyl-D-alanine carboxypeptidase: MRFFPLFLLLPSLLFAQQLPPVPQAPAVAARAFILTDFATQSVMTSANPHERIEPASLTKLLTAYLAFGAVNEKRLSLTQVVPVSKRAWRAPGSRMFIQPDKPVTVEELLRGMIIQSGNDACIALAEAIAGSEEAFAESMNRAAQRLGMKNSHFTNSSGLPDPQHYTTAHDLSLLAAAVIRDFPEFYPLYSVKEYRYNNITQANRNRLLWTDPFVDGLKTGHTEAAGYCLVTSARRNERRLISVVLGTSSEAVRAAESQKLLNYGFQFFDTVRLYEKNQPVATMPVWKGAQEKIEAGFTQDLFLTLPKGHAEHLQATLESSQPLLAPIAAGQQLGTVNVTLAGKPVGAYPVYALIDVPVANFFKRTWDGLQLYFK; this comes from the coding sequence ATGAGATTCTTTCCGCTATTTCTGCTGTTGCCGTCCCTGCTGTTCGCGCAACAGCTCCCACCTGTCCCGCAAGCCCCTGCGGTCGCCGCCAGAGCGTTTATCCTGACGGATTTCGCGACGCAGTCTGTGATGACCAGCGCCAATCCACACGAGCGCATCGAGCCTGCATCACTGACCAAGCTGTTGACGGCCTATCTGGCGTTCGGTGCAGTCAATGAGAAAAGACTGTCGCTGACGCAGGTGGTTCCGGTATCGAAGCGAGCCTGGCGCGCGCCCGGCTCGCGCATGTTCATTCAGCCCGACAAGCCGGTCACGGTCGAGGAATTGCTGCGCGGCATGATCATTCAGTCCGGCAACGACGCGTGCATCGCGCTGGCCGAGGCGATCGCCGGCAGCGAAGAGGCGTTCGCCGAATCGATGAATCGCGCAGCGCAGCGGCTGGGTATGAAAAACTCGCACTTCACGAACTCATCGGGCCTGCCCGACCCGCAGCACTATACAACCGCCCACGATCTGAGCTTGCTGGCTGCCGCCGTGATCCGCGATTTCCCGGAATTCTACCCGCTGTATTCGGTCAAGGAATACAGGTACAACAACATCACGCAGGCCAATCGTAACCGGTTGCTGTGGACTGATCCGTTTGTCGATGGGCTGAAGACTGGACATACCGAAGCGGCCGGCTATTGCCTGGTCACGTCCGCCAGGCGCAACGAGCGGCGGCTGATTTCCGTGGTGCTCGGAACCAGTTCCGAAGCGGTTCGCGCAGCCGAAAGCCAGAAGCTGCTCAATTACGGTTTCCAGTTTTTCGACACGGTGCGCCTGTATGAAAAGAATCAGCCGGTCGCGACCATGCCGGTCTGGAAAGGCGCACAGGAAAAGATCGAGGCCGGCTTTACGCAGGATCTGTTTTTGACGCTGCCGAAAGGCCACGCCGAACATTTGCAGGCGACTCTGGAAAGCAGCCAGCCACTGCTGGCGCCGATCGCCGCCGGCCAACAGCTCGGTACCGTCAACGTCACCCTCGCCGGGAAGCCGGTCGGCGCATATCCGGTCTACGCGCTCATAGATGTGCCGGTCGCGAATTTTTTCAAACGCACATGGGACGGCCTCCAGCTCTATTTCAAGTGA
- the lipA gene encoding lipoyl synthase, with protein MDVNERQTGELKTARIPIRIVAHERLKKPDWIRVKAPASARFYEIKRILREHELHSVCEEASCPNIGECFGNGTATFMILGDLCTRRCPFCDVAHGRPRPPDANEPLNLARTIAALKLKYVVITSVDRDDLRDGGAAHFADCIQAIRAHSPQTKIETLVPDFRGRLDRALDIMSASPPDVMNHNLESVPRLYKQVRPGSDYAHSLKLLAGFKAGHPSIPTKSGLMLGLGETDDEILRVMRDLRTHDVDMLTLGQYLQPSAHHLPVLRYVEPLVFEEFERSAREMGFSHAACGPLVRSSYHADRQAHGLVES; from the coding sequence ATGGATGTAAATGAACGGCAAACCGGCGAACTGAAAACCGCGCGCATCCCGATCAGGATCGTCGCGCACGAGCGGCTGAAAAAGCCCGACTGGATACGCGTAAAAGCGCCAGCTAGCGCGCGTTTCTACGAGATCAAGCGCATATTGCGCGAACACGAATTGCACAGCGTGTGCGAAGAAGCATCCTGCCCGAACATCGGTGAATGCTTCGGCAATGGCACGGCGACTTTCATGATCCTCGGCGATCTGTGCACGCGGCGCTGTCCGTTCTGCGATGTCGCGCACGGCCGGCCGCGGCCGCCTGATGCGAACGAGCCGCTGAATCTCGCAAGAACCATCGCCGCGCTCAAGCTCAAGTACGTTGTCATAACGAGCGTGGATCGCGACGATTTGCGCGATGGCGGCGCTGCGCATTTTGCCGATTGCATACAGGCAATCCGCGCGCATTCTCCGCAGACGAAAATCGAAACGCTCGTGCCAGATTTTCGCGGCCGCCTCGATCGCGCGCTCGACATTATGAGCGCCAGTCCGCCCGACGTCATGAATCACAATCTCGAAAGCGTGCCGCGCCTGTACAAGCAGGTGCGGCCGGGTTCCGACTACGCCCATTCGCTGAAATTGCTCGCCGGCTTCAAGGCGGGGCATCCATCGATTCCGACAAAATCGGGCTTGATGCTGGGGCTCGGAGAAACCGACGATGAAATCCTGCGAGTCATGCGCGATCTGCGAACGCATGACGTTGACATGCTAACGTTAGGCCAATACCTGCAACCGAGCGCGCATCATCTGCCGGTGCTGCGCTATGTCGAACCGTTAGTCTTCGAGGAATTCGAACGGAGCGCGCGCGAGATGGGATTCAGCCACGCCGCCTGCGGCCCACTGGTTCGTTCGAGCTATCACGCCGATCGTCAGGCGCATGGCTTGGTAGAATCATAA
- a CDS encoding DUF493 domain-containing protein has translation MPMQPSLIEYPCQFPIKIMGTTQEGFAQNMLAIVLRHAPDFDPATVEMRSSKKGNYLSLTYTINATSREQVDALYRELCDHPMVVMAL, from the coding sequence ATGCCGATGCAGCCGTCACTAATCGAATATCCATGCCAATTTCCGATCAAGATCATGGGAACCACGCAAGAGGGTTTCGCCCAGAACATGCTCGCGATCGTGCTGCGCCACGCGCCGGATTTCGATCCGGCGACGGTCGAAATGCGCAGCAGCAAAAAGGGCAATTATCTGAGCCTGACCTACACCATCAACGCCACCTCGCGCGAGCAGGTCGATGCGCTTTATCGCGAGTTGTGCGATCACCCGATGGTGGTCATGGCGCTGTAG